The following nucleotide sequence is from Peribacillus sp. ACCC06369.
TGCTGAACAATCAATGCCTCTTTGAGATAACCAATGATAGGTGTTGCCTTTGATGACTATTTTGGATTTCCTTAGCTCTGAAATATTACAGCACCCGAGTGCAGTCATGATGATCTTTAAATCTTCATGTATGTAGTTTATTTCTTTAATCAGTTGTACCAGACCCAACTCTTTATGCAGCTTGAGGAAATGTCCGGCTAACCCGACACCTTTCGCTCCTAAGGCCAGGCTTTTTGTAATTTCCAAGGGGCTTTGAATCCCACCCGATCCAATGACTGACAGCTGAGGTGAGACATTAACAGCTTCTACTATCGAAGCAGCTGTCGGTATTCCCCATTCATTAAAATACTCGAGTATCTTCGCTCGTCTTTCATTCTCGACTTTAGCAAAATTAGTTCCGCCAAACCCACCTACATCAATGATCGAAACACCTACGGAATGTAACTGCTGCACCGTTTCCATACTCATCCCAAACCCAACCTCTTTTACGATGACAGGAATTCCGATAGTTCTGTTAATTTCCTCTATTCTCGAAAGGGTACCCGCAAAATTCCTATCCCCTTCAGGCATCGTCAATTCCTGAATGACGTTAATATGAATCTGCAGTGCATTAGCCCCGATCATTTCGCTAGCTCGCTTTGCCTGTTCGACTGTTGCTTCACCACCGAGATTACCAATCAACACCCCATCGGGATTTTCCTGTCTTACCACTTTAAAGGAGGCCTGCTGGCTAGAATCCTTGATGGCTGCCATTTGTGATCCAACCGCCATAGCGATTCCTGTTTCCCGGGCTGCAATGGCAAGGTCACCATTCAATTTTTCGGTTTCAGGGCCTCCGCCTCCAGTCATGGCATTTATAAAAATCGGCGAACTTAATTCAAGTCCGCCAACTTCTGCTGTGAGGTTCACATTATTCAAGGAAATCCCTGGTAAGCTTTGATGAATGAACGAAATATCTTCTAATCCGGTTTTATGCTGCTGACCTGTTTTTAGCGCAAATTCTATATGATCTAACTTTCGTTGTTCTCTCTCCAAGGCCATCACCATTATTATCTTATTTTAGTTTTTTCAATTGATCACCGATCATTTCACCT
It contains:
- the fni gene encoding type 2 isopentenyl-diphosphate Delta-isomerase → MEREQRKLDHIEFALKTGQQHKTGLEDISFIHQSLPGISLNNVNLTAEVGGLELSSPIFINAMTGGGGPETEKLNGDLAIAARETGIAMAVGSQMAAIKDSSQQASFKVVRQENPDGVLIGNLGGEATVEQAKRASEMIGANALQIHINVIQELTMPEGDRNFAGTLSRIEEINRTIGIPVIVKEVGFGMSMETVQQLHSVGVSIIDVGGFGGTNFAKVENERRAKILEYFNEWGIPTAASIVEAVNVSPQLSVIGSGGIQSPLEITKSLALGAKGVGLAGHFLKLHKELGLVQLIKEINYIHEDLKIIMTALGCCNISELRKSKIVIKGNTYHWLSQRGIDCSAYAK